The following are from one region of the Amylibacter sp. IMCC11727 genome:
- a CDS encoding pyridoxal phosphate-dependent aminotransferase: MKLSNRIQSITGDGSDGWDILYRSRDMIDAGIPVLELTIGEHDNRTDPSIIDEMYRSAKAGNTGYAAVPGNTDLREAIAARVQAQSGVPTTKDNVIVTTGGQAALFAAHLALLDHGDTGLFMDPYYATYPGGIRSIGSKSLAVPTHSDHNFQPQRADLEPLAKSAKSLLINSPNNPTGVIYSRETLEMICDVCLTNDVVLVSDEVYDTQVWEGEHISPRSLPNMADNCFVIGSMSKSHAMTGWRVGWIIGPKDAIDRILDLSTINTYGVPGFIQDAATFALTNGTELETEVANVFRNRLLMAREILKDETDIRLIPAQGAMYLMLDIRATGLSGDDFADQLLTQEHIAVMPGESFGASAAGHIRVAMTIPDDDFKTALTRLIAFAKSKIA; the protein is encoded by the coding sequence ATGAAACTCTCAAATCGCATCCAATCCATTACCGGCGACGGATCAGACGGCTGGGATATCCTCTATCGGTCGCGCGATATGATCGACGCGGGCATTCCAGTGCTCGAACTCACCATCGGCGAACACGACAACCGCACCGATCCATCCATCATCGACGAAATGTATCGCAGCGCCAAAGCGGGCAACACAGGCTACGCCGCTGTGCCAGGCAACACCGATTTAAGAGAAGCCATCGCGGCGCGGGTTCAAGCACAATCAGGCGTTCCAACAACCAAAGACAATGTGATCGTCACCACAGGGGGCCAAGCCGCCCTGTTTGCCGCCCATCTCGCCTTGCTTGATCACGGCGACACGGGTTTGTTCATGGACCCTTACTACGCAACCTACCCTGGCGGCATCCGCTCCATTGGGTCAAAATCCTTGGCCGTTCCAACCCATTCCGATCACAATTTCCAACCACAACGGGCCGATCTGGAACCGCTGGCTAAATCTGCAAAATCCCTGCTGATCAACTCGCCGAACAACCCCACAGGCGTCATTTATTCGCGCGAAACACTCGAAATGATCTGTGATGTGTGCCTGACAAATGATGTGGTTCTGGTGTCAGATGAGGTTTACGACACCCAAGTCTGGGAAGGCGAGCATATCTCGCCGCGCAGCTTGCCCAACATGGCCGACAATTGTTTTGTTATTGGCTCCATGTCGAAATCCCACGCCATGACAGGTTGGCGCGTGGGTTGGATCATCGGCCCAAAAGACGCCATTGATCGCATTCTTGATCTGTCTACAATCAACACCTACGGCGTGCCGGGCTTCATCCAAGATGCCGCCACCTTTGCGCTCACCAATGGCACCGAACTGGAAACCGAAGTGGCCAATGTGTTTCGCAACCGCCTGTTAATGGCACGCGAAATTTTGAAAGACGAAACCGACATTCGCTTGATCCCCGCGCAAGGGGCCATGTATCTGATGCTTGATATCCGCGCCACGGGCCTGTCAGGCGATGATTTCGCCGATCAACTGCTGACCCAAGAACACATCGCCGTTATGCCAGGGGAAAGTTTTGGTGCATCGGCTGCGGGTCACATTCGTGTGGCCATGACTATCCCCGATGACGATTTCAAAACCGCCCTCACGCGCCTTATTGCGTTTGCCAAATCAAAGATTGCTTAA
- a CDS encoding TPM domain-containing protein, whose product MTFLQKIFLTLCFTVLLPLTVSAQTYPNYQSLYVNDFADIIGAQSEKRIEAMLRDAKRDRDLEVTVVTINRRSDYGSSSSIATFATGLFNSWGVGNPDRNDGILILVSKEDREMRIALGSGYPARYDDRAKNVIDNYFLPYFRDGRYSSGIEAGTKETLKRLVLDYGPDNRPTLKSRIKNETTHISENARNGGLWAWILGALGLGGGGVGFKMFRRWQRFRPRICDTCGRKMRRLAETDEDAYLAQGEIVEEAIKSKDYDVWYCAYDERTRVEGYPKWFTGYATCPSCNYYTLHSKRRTLVAATTSSTGRAEVTYDCKNCDHHKVETVTIPKVSTSSSSSGGSSGGFSGGSSSGGGASGSW is encoded by the coding sequence ATGACATTTTTACAAAAAATCTTCCTCACCCTCTGCTTCACGGTTCTTTTGCCTTTAACCGTTTCCGCTCAAACCTATCCGAATTATCAATCTCTTTATGTGAATGACTTTGCCGATATCATCGGCGCACAGTCTGAAAAACGCATCGAAGCCATGCTGCGAGACGCCAAACGGGATCGCGATCTCGAAGTCACCGTGGTGACAATCAATCGCCGCTCCGATTACGGCTCCAGCAGCTCTATCGCCACCTTTGCCACAGGCTTGTTCAACAGTTGGGGCGTTGGCAATCCAGATCGTAATGATGGTATCTTGATCCTTGTCTCCAAAGAAGATCGAGAAATGCGCATCGCTTTGGGGTCTGGCTATCCAGCGCGCTACGACGACCGTGCTAAAAACGTCATCGACAATTACTTCCTGCCCTATTTTCGCGATGGGCGCTATTCCTCTGGAATCGAAGCAGGCACCAAAGAAACTCTAAAACGTTTGGTGCTCGATTACGGCCCAGACAATCGCCCAACGCTGAAATCCCGCATAAAAAACGAAACCACGCACATCTCGGAAAACGCCAGAAACGGCGGGCTTTGGGCCTGGATTTTGGGCGCTTTGGGCCTTGGCGGTGGGGGCGTCGGGTTTAAAATGTTCCGCCGCTGGCAACGGTTCCGCCCCCGCATCTGCGACACGTGCGGACGCAAAATGCGCCGCTTAGCCGAAACAGACGAAGACGCCTACCTCGCCCAAGGGGAAATCGTCGAAGAGGCCATCAAATCAAAAGACTACGATGTCTGGTACTGCGCCTATGATGAACGCACCCGCGTCGAAGGTTATCCAAAATGGTTCACGGGCTACGCCACATGCCCGTCTTGCAATTATTACACACTGCATTCTAAACGGCGCACGTTGGTGGCGGCCACAACCTCTTCCACAGGCCGCGCAGAAGTCACGTATGATTGCAAAAACTGCGACCACCACAAAGTCGAAACCGTCACCATTCCCAAAGTCTCCACAAGCTCCTCCTCAAGCGGAGGAAGCAGCGGCGGCTTTAGCGGCGGATCCTCCTCTGGCGGTGGTGCAAGCGGCAGCTGGTAA
- a CDS encoding NAD(P)/FAD-dependent oxidoreductase has translation MSNHPNKRAKVVIIGAGFGGISAAKALAKAPVDITMIDRRNYHLFQPLLYQVATADLSPADVAWPIRSIFSRQQNVRVVLGEVLDIDTDAKEVVLEEGRFEYDHVIVASGAHHSYFGRDEWEKHAPGLKRVIDATEIRKNVLMAFERAEVSDDPVEQARQMTFVVVGGGPTGVEMAGAIAELAHHALARDFRHINSRSARIILIEAGPRLLSAFPEKLSNKAKASLEKLGVEVMLDTMVQDITADGVQLDGAFIPSACKVWGAGVAVKNVGRWLNVDTDRSGRIAVGGDMSVPGLPEVFVIGDAAKVAWKEDADVPGIAPAAKQGGKYVAKRIVAALRGKPAPKPFAYKHAGNLATIGRNSAVIDFGKVQLSGFLAWWIWGVAHIYFLIGVRQPIIVAFSWFWSYVTYSKGARLITGLRPLFEEPQEEKPSEV, from the coding sequence ATGTCAAACCATCCAAACAAAAGAGCAAAAGTCGTTATTATTGGCGCAGGATTTGGCGGTATTTCTGCTGCTAAGGCGCTGGCCAAGGCGCCTGTGGACATTACGATGATTGATCGGCGCAATTATCATCTGTTTCAGCCCTTGTTGTATCAGGTGGCGACGGCGGATTTGTCCCCTGCGGATGTGGCGTGGCCGATCCGAAGCATCTTTTCACGCCAACAAAATGTGCGGGTGGTTTTGGGCGAGGTGTTGGACATCGACACAGACGCCAAAGAAGTCGTTCTGGAGGAGGGGCGGTTTGAATACGACCATGTGATTGTGGCAAGCGGGGCGCATCATTCGTATTTTGGGCGCGATGAGTGGGAAAAACATGCTCCTGGATTAAAGCGGGTGATTGATGCCACCGAAATTCGCAAGAATGTTCTGATGGCGTTTGAGCGGGCGGAGGTTTCTGACGACCCGGTGGAACAAGCGCGGCAGATGACATTTGTTGTTGTCGGTGGCGGGCCAACTGGGGTGGAAATGGCAGGGGCCATAGCCGAATTGGCCCATCATGCGTTGGCGCGAGATTTTCGCCATATTAATTCCCGCAGTGCGCGGATTATTTTGATTGAGGCAGGGCCGCGATTGTTGAGTGCATTTCCTGAAAAACTGTCAAACAAAGCCAAAGCTTCGCTGGAAAAGCTGGGTGTTGAAGTGATGTTGGATACGATGGTTCAGGATATCACCGCAGATGGCGTGCAGTTGGACGGTGCGTTTATCCCATCTGCCTGCAAGGTATGGGGGGCAGGTGTTGCCGTGAAAAACGTGGGGCGCTGGCTGAATGTGGACACGGATCGCAGTGGGCGTATCGCGGTCGGTGGTGATATGTCGGTTCCGGGCCTGCCAGAGGTGTTTGTGATTGGCGATGCGGCGAAGGTTGCGTGGAAAGAAGATGCAGATGTGCCCGGTATTGCGCCTGCGGCCAAGCAGGGTGGGAAATACGTGGCAAAACGCATTGTGGCGGCGTTGCGTGGCAAACCCGCGCCTAAGCCGTTTGCGTATAAACACGCAGGCAATTTGGCGACGATTGGACGAAATTCAGCGGTAATTGATTTTGGCAAAGTCCAACTGTCAGGGTTTTTAGCGTGGTGGATTTGGGGGGTGGCCCATATTTATTTCCTGATTGGGGTGCGCCAGCCGATCATCGTCGCGTTTAGTTGGTTTTGGTCTTATGTGACCTATTCCAAAGGGGCGCGATTGATCACAGGATTGCGGCCTTTGTTTGAAGAGCCACAGGAGGAAAAGCCGTCAGAAGTCTGA
- the hpaR gene encoding homoprotocatechuate degradation operon regulator HpaR translates to MSKFFAKTEESLPIMLLRAREALMKRIRPYLTEQDLSEQQWRVLRVLDEVGPLEPTELGERCVVLTPSLTRILALLEKRDMIRREPHPTDKRKQIIHLTKAGQDIIALIAPEARKIYEELEEAFGKPQMNNLLNKLAKLSDF, encoded by the coding sequence ATGAGCAAATTTTTCGCCAAAACCGAAGAATCCCTCCCCATCATGCTCTTGCGCGCCCGCGAAGCCTTGATGAAACGTATTCGCCCTTATCTCACCGAACAGGACCTTTCCGAACAGCAATGGCGCGTGTTGCGGGTATTGGACGAGGTCGGCCCACTAGAACCCACCGAACTTGGCGAACGCTGCGTGGTTCTTACCCCCAGCCTCACACGCATCCTTGCGCTGTTGGAAAAACGCGACATGATCCGCCGCGAACCCCATCCAACAGACAAACGCAAACAGATCATCCACCTCACGAAGGCTGGTCAGGATATCATTGCCCTGATCGCACCAGAGGCGCGTAAAATCTATGAAGAGCTGGAAGAAGCCTTTGGCAAACCTCAGATGAACAACCTTTTGAACAAGCTGGCAAAATTATCAGACTTCTGA
- a CDS encoding nuclear transport factor 2 family protein has product MPVPSQKITNLTQSFCTAWTDRDAFAVAGLFEADATFLVNGTPAKDPKAIADVADGFFTLFPDLHFMADDTRIASPNALLSWTFYGHHQKTKSFTKLSGWITLVASDTGKIATAQMFYDPSALKG; this is encoded by the coding sequence ATGCCTGTGCCCAGCCAAAAAATCACCAACCTGACCCAATCCTTCTGCACCGCATGGACAGACCGCGACGCCTTTGCCGTGGCTGGCCTGTTCGAAGCGGATGCCACATTTTTGGTAAACGGAACCCCCGCCAAAGACCCCAAAGCCATCGCCGACGTGGCCGATGGGTTTTTCACGCTGTTTCCCGACCTGCACTTCATGGCCGATGACACCCGCATCGCCAGCCCCAATGCGCTTTTGTCTTGGACCTTTTATGGCCACCATCAAAAAACCAAATCCTTCACAAAACTCAGCGGATGGATCACACTGGTGGCATCGGACACGGGCAAAATCGCCACGGCCCAGATGTTCTATGATCCAAGTGCTTTAAAAGGATAA
- a CDS encoding trimethylamine methyltransferase family protein: MSEPKARRSGGRSARQALRAAPVAEADRSIHAGMEGGTYKPLSDTQVQQIHTAALDALENIGLADAPPSGVKILTDAGAIQGDDGRIRFPRALVEDMLTKANKDITLYSRDGKNNLHLNGKRVHYGTAGAAVHLVDVMGNEYRECGVQDLHDAARIVDRLDNIHFLQRPMVCRDIADNREMDLNTIYATASGTTKHIGTSFTEPDFVPDALEMLYEISGGEANFRANPWMSNSNCFVVPPMKFATESCEVMEACIRGGMPVLLLSAGMAGATAPSTIAGAIVQATAECLGGMVYVNAIAPGHPAIFGTWPFGLDLRTGAMSIGSGEQALLTAGCAQMHHFYGLPGGAAAGASDSKMPDMQAGWEQMCSNVMAGLSGVNMVYEAAGMHASLLGFCHESLVLGDDIIGQALRCVRGIEVNDETLALEQIEQVCVGGPGHYLGTGETLSRMEADYVYPNMGDRTSPKEWAELGKPDLLEKAVAKKEEILAAGSQCKFDPALDASLREKFTIHLPK; the protein is encoded by the coding sequence ATGTCAGAACCCAAAGCCCGCCGCTCAGGTGGACGCTCCGCCCGTCAGGCCCTGCGCGCCGCTCCCGTCGCCGAAGCAGATCGCTCAATCCACGCTGGTATGGAAGGGGGCACGTACAAACCCCTGTCCGACACCCAAGTTCAGCAAATCCACACTGCCGCCCTCGATGCGCTTGAAAACATCGGCTTGGCTGATGCACCACCATCTGGCGTGAAAATCCTCACCGATGCAGGCGCGATCCAAGGGGACGATGGCCGCATCCGCTTTCCCCGCGCCCTCGTCGAAGACATGCTCACCAAAGCCAACAAAGATATCACGCTTTACAGCCGAGATGGGAAAAACAATCTACACCTCAACGGCAAACGCGTTCACTACGGCACAGCAGGCGCGGCAGTTCACCTTGTGGACGTGATGGGCAATGAATACCGCGAATGCGGCGTGCAAGACCTGCACGATGCCGCGCGGATTGTGGATCGGCTCGACAATATCCACTTCTTGCAACGCCCCATGGTGTGCCGCGACATCGCTGACAATCGCGAAATGGATCTCAACACCATCTACGCCACCGCATCAGGCACCACAAAACACATCGGCACATCGTTCACCGAACCCGATTTCGTGCCTGACGCGCTCGAAATGCTCTACGAAATCTCAGGGGGCGAGGCGAACTTCCGTGCCAACCCGTGGATGTCCAACTCTAATTGTTTCGTCGTCCCACCGATGAAATTCGCCACCGAGTCTTGCGAAGTCATGGAAGCCTGCATTCGCGGCGGCATGCCCGTGCTTTTGCTCTCCGCTGGTATGGCAGGCGCGACCGCTCCATCTACAATCGCAGGGGCCATCGTACAGGCCACCGCCGAATGTTTGGGTGGTATGGTCTATGTCAACGCCATCGCACCGGGCCATCCCGCCATCTTTGGCACGTGGCCGTTTGGGCTCGATCTGCGCACGGGGGCCATGTCCATTGGCTCTGGCGAACAGGCGCTGCTCACCGCAGGCTGCGCCCAAATGCACCATTTTTATGGTCTGCCTGGTGGGGCCGCCGCAGGCGCTTCGGACAGTAAAATGCCCGATATGCAGGCAGGTTGGGAACAAATGTGCTCCAACGTCATGGCGGGCCTGTCAGGCGTCAACATGGTGTACGAAGCAGCAGGCATGCACGCTTCCCTCCTTGGATTCTGCCACGAAAGCCTTGTCCTTGGCGACGATATCATCGGCCAGGCTCTGCGTTGCGTGCGCGGCATCGAAGTGAACGATGAAACCCTTGCCCTCGAACAGATCGAACAGGTCTGCGTGGGCGGGCCCGGCCACTACCTTGGCACAGGCGAAACCCTGTCACGGATGGAAGCTGATTACGTCTATCCCAACATGGGCGACCGCACCTCCCCGAAAGAATGGGCCGAACTTGGCAAACCTGATCTTTTGGAAAAAGCCGTCGCCAAAAAAGAAGAAATCTTGGCCGCTGGCTCTCAGTGCAAATTCGATCCTGCACTTGATGCGTCTTTACGTGAAAAATTCACGATCCATCTGCCAAAATAA
- a CDS encoding isocitrate lyase/phosphoenolpyruvate mutase family protein, with protein sequence MSHDPGPAFRALHQPGNPFILANAWDAGSAKMLAALGAQALATTSGGHAFTLGRPDMGTVTRDEALAHAQDLVAATPLPVSGDFENGYGDAPETVAETIRLACEAGLAGCSIEDTAFDTDTAYAFDFAVERIKAAVAATRALPRDFVLVARADGIMNGYYDVEEAIRRLQAFDAAGADCLYAPFPKSVDDLRRIVACTDKPINALTAGPVFSKVTRADYAAMGVARISLGSALARVTQQSLIDAATPLLAAGDFSTLGTAADRATVDAMLSTPS encoded by the coding sequence ATGTCCCATGATCCCGGCCCCGCCTTTCGCGCCCTGCACCAGCCTGGCAATCCATTCATCCTTGCCAATGCGTGGGACGCGGGCAGCGCCAAAATGCTCGCCGCTCTGGGCGCACAGGCGTTGGCAACCACATCGGGTGGACACGCCTTTACCCTTGGCCGCCCAGACATGGGCACAGTTACGCGCGATGAAGCACTGGCCCATGCCCAAGACCTTGTGGCCGCAACACCGCTGCCTGTGTCAGGGGACTTTGAAAACGGCTATGGCGATGCGCCTGAAACAGTGGCTGAAACCATTCGACTGGCATGCGAAGCGGGTTTGGCGGGCTGTTCTATTGAAGACACGGCCTTTGACACCGACACGGCCTATGCGTTTGATTTTGCCGTGGAGCGGATCAAAGCGGCCGTGGCCGCAACCCGTGCTCTGCCACGCGATTTCGTTTTGGTGGCCCGCGCCGATGGCATCATGAACGGCTATTACGACGTGGAAGAAGCGATCCGCCGTCTGCAAGCCTTTGATGCGGCGGGGGCAGATTGTCTCTATGCGCCTTTCCCAAAATCCGTGGACGATCTGCGCCGCATCGTGGCCTGCACGGACAAACCGATCAACGCCCTGACCGCCGGCCCTGTGTTTAGCAAAGTAACCCGTGCGGACTATGCCGCCATGGGCGTTGCGCGCATTTCGCTCGGCTCGGCTTTGGCCCGCGTCACGCAGCAATCCTTGATTGATGCGGCAACGCCCCTGCTGGCAGCGGGTGATTTTTCCACTTTGGGCACTGCAGCAGATCGCGCCACCGTTGATGCCATGTTGAGCACCCCATCCTAA
- a CDS encoding pyridoxal-dependent decarboxylase, translated as MKYADYAKWTNRATQWIETHFATLRDKPVRAQTQIGEIAARLPASPPEHATDMETIIADFEHIVPDGITHWQHPRFFAYFQSNAAPASMIAEQLTNAIAAQCMLWQTSPAATEIEQVMIDWFRQAMALPDGFKGVIQDSASSATLSAVLTMRERATGFTGNDTGLSTQPRLRIYCSEQVHSSIDKACWVAGIGQDNLIKIPTNSAYQMDPAALQSAITADRAAGHTPAGVILCTGGTSIGACDDLPPVLAISRAEDLYTHLDAAWAGSAMICPELRDIWVGAENCDSIVFNPHKWLGANFDCSIQFLKDPDIQRRTMGLRPSYLETPQASEITNFNEWTVPLGRRFRALKLWFLVRAYGLEGLRERMRNHVKWAQELEAKLAAHPDFTITTHSRLSLFTFQHTPANADPNTASANLLQKINDDGRIYLTQTLHNGAFVIRFVAGQFDCTRDDVMLAYDVITELANSAPTGDQS; from the coding sequence ATGAAATACGCCGATTACGCCAAATGGACCAACCGCGCCACACAGTGGATCGAAACTCATTTCGCAACGCTGCGCGACAAACCCGTGCGGGCCCAAACGCAGATCGGGGAGATTGCGGCGCGTTTGCCCGCGTCGCCCCCCGAACACGCAACGGATATGGAAACGATCATCGCGGATTTCGAACACATTGTCCCTGATGGTATAACCCATTGGCAACACCCGCGTTTCTTTGCGTATTTCCAATCAAACGCGGCCCCTGCTTCGATGATTGCAGAACAACTCACCAACGCAATCGCCGCGCAATGTATGCTCTGGCAAACCTCACCAGCGGCCACAGAAATCGAACAGGTGATGATTGATTGGTTTCGCCAAGCCATGGCCCTGCCAGACGGTTTCAAAGGCGTGATCCAAGACAGCGCCAGTTCCGCAACCCTGTCCGCCGTTCTCACTATGCGCGAACGCGCCACAGGGTTTACTGGCAATGACACAGGCCTTTCCACACAGCCGCGCTTGCGAATTTATTGCTCTGAACAGGTGCATTCCTCGATTGATAAGGCCTGTTGGGTCGCAGGCATTGGCCAAGACAATTTGATCAAAATCCCAACGAATAGCGCCTATCAAATGGACCCCGCCGCGCTCCAATCCGCCATCACTGCGGACCGCGCTGCGGGGCATACGCCCGCTGGCGTCATCCTTTGCACAGGCGGCACATCTATCGGCGCGTGCGATGATCTGCCCCCCGTCCTCGCCATCTCGCGGGCCGAGGACTTATACACCCATCTTGATGCCGCTTGGGCAGGCTCTGCCATGATCTGCCCCGAATTGCGCGACATTTGGGTCGGTGCAGAAAACTGCGATAGCATCGTGTTTAATCCGCACAAATGGCTGGGTGCGAATTTCGATTGCTCCATTCAGTTCCTCAAAGACCCAGACATTCAGCGCCGCACTATGGGCCTGCGCCCGTCTTATCTCGAAACACCGCAAGCCTCTGAAATCACAAACTTTAACGAATGGACTGTGCCACTTGGCCGTCGCTTTCGTGCGCTAAAACTCTGGTTTTTGGTGCGTGCCTACGGGCTCGAAGGCTTGCGCGAACGGATGCGCAATCACGTTAAATGGGCCCAAGAGCTAGAGGCCAAACTCGCCGCCCATCCCGATTTCACCATCACTACCCACAGCCGCCTGTCGCTCTTCACATTCCAGCACACCCCTGCAAACGCGGACCCAAACACTGCCTCCGCCAATCTCTTGCAGAAAATCAATGATGATGGGCGTATTTACCTCACTCAAACCCTGCACAACGGCGCCTTCGTGATCCGTTTCGTAGCGGGTCAGTTTGATTGCACGCGCGATGATGTTATGCTTGCCTATGACGTCATTACAGAACTGGCAAACAGCGCCCCCACAGGCGATCAGTCCTAA
- the cysS gene encoding cysteine--tRNA ligase has protein sequence MTEIKLYNTKTRKKEVFTPLDKKDVRMYVCGPTVYDRAHIGNARPVIVFDVLYRLLREVYGEGHVQYARNFTDVDDKINATAAARKEAGAAGTLEELVQERTDETIAWYLEDMGALGNLEPDHAPRATEYIQEMVDMSAMLIERGHAYEAEGHVLFDVTSYENYGSLSGRSVDDMIAGARVEVAPYKRNPMDFVLWKPSDAEQPGWDSPWGRGRPGWHIECSAMAEKLFGKRFDIHGGGLDLAFPHHENEKAQSCACGSEEDFAQVWMHNEMLQVEGKKMSKSLGNFFSVRELIDQGYPGEVIRFVFLGTHYRKPMDWTEKKAKEAARTLSKWRDAIDAQGDGKPSAEFLEVLSDDLNTPGAISLLHDLAAKKDWATLKASALLLGLLSPNMGDWINRGGVVLDQWQKKLTEVRSLAMETKDFSEVDRLKALLSNAGVSVQMGKEGILLVAGPEVDLSKLNGVSE, from the coding sequence ATGACCGAGATTAAACTGTATAACACGAAGACCCGCAAAAAAGAGGTCTTTACGCCTTTGGATAAAAAGGACGTGCGCATGTATGTGTGCGGACCAACGGTGTATGATCGCGCCCATATTGGCAATGCGCGGCCTGTGATTGTGTTTGATGTTCTCTATCGTTTGCTGCGTGAGGTGTATGGCGAAGGCCATGTGCAATATGCGCGCAATTTCACCGATGTAGATGACAAGATCAACGCAACCGCAGCGGCGCGCAAAGAGGCGGGGGCCGCTGGCACGTTGGAGGAGTTGGTGCAGGAGCGCACGGATGAAACCATTGCGTGGTATCTGGAGGATATGGGGGCGCTTGGGAACCTTGAGCCTGATCATGCGCCGCGGGCGACCGAGTATATTCAAGAGATGGTGGATATGTCGGCTATGCTGATTGAGCGCGGGCATGCGTATGAAGCCGAGGGGCACGTGCTGTTTGATGTGACGTCGTATGAGAACTATGGCTCTCTGTCGGGGCGGTCTGTGGATGACATGATTGCGGGCGCGCGGGTTGAAGTGGCACCCTATAAGCGCAATCCGATGGATTTTGTGTTGTGGAAGCCGTCTGACGCGGAGCAGCCCGGTTGGGACAGCCCGTGGGGGCGGGGGCGACCCGGTTGGCATATTGAGTGTTCTGCAATGGCGGAGAAGCTGTTTGGCAAGCGGTTTGATATCCATGGAGGCGGATTGGACCTTGCGTTTCCGCATCATGAAAATGAGAAGGCGCAGTCGTGCGCTTGCGGGTCGGAGGAGGACTTTGCGCAGGTGTGGATGCACAATGAGATGTTGCAGGTGGAGGGCAAGAAGATGTCCAAGAGCTTGGGGAATTTCTTTTCGGTGCGGGAGTTGATTGATCAAGGATATCCGGGTGAGGTTATTCGGTTTGTGTTCTTAGGGACACATTATCGGAAACCGATGGATTGGACGGAAAAGAAGGCGAAAGAGGCGGCGCGGACTTTGAGTAAATGGCGCGATGCCATTGACGCTCAAGGTGATGGAAAGCCAAGCGCTGAGTTTCTGGAAGTCTTGTCCGACGACTTGAACACACCAGGTGCAATTTCACTCTTGCATGACCTTGCCGCCAAAAAAGACTGGGCGACTTTGAAGGCCAGCGCACTTTTGCTGGGTCTTCTATCTCCCAACATGGGCGATTGGATAAACCGCGGTGGCGTCGTTTTGGATCAATGGCAAAAGAAGCTGACAGAGGTGCGATCTCTTGCGATGGAGACCAAGGATTTTTCAGAAGTTGATCGTTTGAAAGCCCTTCTTTCAAATGCGGGAGTATCAGTTCAAATGGGTAAAGAAGGCATTTTGTTGGTGGCGGGGCCTGAAGTTGATCTGAGTAAATTAAACGGTGTTTCGGAATGA